One part of the Mesorhizobium sp. M4B.F.Ca.ET.058.02.1.1 genome encodes these proteins:
- a CDS encoding low molecular weight protein tyrosine phosphatase family protein, with product MKNVLFVCSQNRLRSPTAEQVFSKRRDIEVESAGTNHDADNPLTHELVAWADIIFVMEKAHRAKLQKKFRSSLKKARLICLDIPDDYEFMDPELVQLLEAKVSRYL from the coding sequence TTGAAGAACGTCCTCTTCGTCTGCAGCCAGAACCGCTTGCGCAGCCCGACGGCCGAGCAGGTGTTTTCCAAACGCAGGGATATCGAGGTCGAATCCGCCGGCACCAATCACGACGCCGACAATCCGCTGACGCATGAGCTCGTCGCCTGGGCCGACATCATCTTCGTGATGGAAAAGGCGCACCGCGCCAAGCTGCAGAAGAAATTCCGGTCGAGCCTGAAGAAGGCGCGGTTAATCTGCCTCGACATCCCGGACGACTATGAATTCATGGATCCGGAGCTGGTGCAGCTTCTGGAAGCGAAAGTGTCGCGGTATCTCTAA